From the genome of Tindallia californiensis, one region includes:
- a CDS encoding copper amine oxidase N-terminal domain-containing protein produces MKKRIGIALLIVLLVSVSAYATGGDFVIMTEEGPIRFTEESGYPFIDHQSRTMIPLRSVSSGLGHEIQWDGENRTALIDNGAIKIVVGERTVQTPTGTITMDTTADIINGRIYVPLRFVGEALGYVVAYEGPNQSNDGKHRIGIAEKSETDVEEIPQPREISFEVHGEYKGFQLPAHRDLEAEEYTPTLYAEDIEFADKGIQITYFGYAPNPQEVFVVYTKSSATDATLIRAGEVLASRFGWEKVEPALDYYRQRGSWVEGNFMLTFFPTNEENYYIETHQNEGFSFRVYTKEAVEEMVAAGVGKYAE; encoded by the coding sequence ATGAAAAAAAGAATAGGGATAGCGCTTCTAATAGTGCTACTAGTAAGCGTATCAGCTTACGCAACTGGCGGAGATTTTGTTATTATGACGGAAGAAGGACCGATTCGTTTTACGGAGGAATCAGGATATCCATTTATTGATCATCAGAGTCGGACGATGATCCCGCTTCGATCTGTGTCTTCAGGCCTGGGTCATGAAATTCAATGGGATGGAGAAAACAGAACGGCACTGATTGATAATGGTGCGATCAAAATTGTCGTCGGAGAAAGAACAGTCCAGACACCAACAGGGACCATTACAATGGATACAACGGCAGATATTATTAATGGCAGAATTTATGTGCCACTTCGTTTTGTAGGAGAAGCCTTAGGCTATGTCGTTGCTTATGAAGGACCGAATCAATCAAACGATGGAAAGCATAGGATTGGCATCGCTGAAAAATCAGAAACAGATGTTGAGGAAATACCTCAGCCGAGAGAAATATCCTTTGAAGTTCATGGAGAGTACAAAGGGTTTCAACTTCCTGCTCATCGAGATCTCGAAGCTGAGGAGTACACTCCTACGCTATACGCAGAGGACATAGAATTTGCGGATAAAGGCATCCAGATCACCTATTTTGGATACGCTCCAAACCCTCAGGAAGTGTTTGTTGTGTATACAAAAAGTTCAGCAACGGATGCGACGCTTATAAGAGCAGGAGAGGTATTAGCCAGCAGGTTTGGCTGGGAAAAAGTGGAACCGGCGCTAGACTATTATCGACAAAGAGGTAGCTGGGTAGAAGGTAATTTTATGTTGACGTTTTTCCCTACCAATGAGGAAAATTATTATATTGAAACACACCAGAATGAAGGGTTTAGCTTTAGAGTATATACAAAAGAGGCTGTGGAAGAAATGGTAGCAGCTGGTGTGGGGAAGTATGCAGAGTAG
- a CDS encoding DUF3006 domain-containing protein has product MKVIIDRLEGEYAVVELDNGDFANVPRNVLPNLVDEGDVITIEIDEEATDQRRKRLEGLMEGL; this is encoded by the coding sequence ATGAAGGTAATCATCGATCGATTGGAAGGAGAATATGCTGTAGTAGAGTTAGACAACGGAGATTTTGCTAATGTTCCAAGGAATGTTCTTCCTAATTTGGTGGATGAAGGGGATGTTATCACCATTGAGATTGATGAGGAAGCAACAGATCAACGCAGAAAGCGATTAGAAGGATTGATGGAGGGTTTGTAG
- a CDS encoding stalk domain-containing protein encodes MKKKQQEKQSFRNCKKNILALITILLLVFVSMKTAGAASGSIQSERMEVMGKTVNVVTIDANNPNVRFDVAKGKDQRVGWESFQSILDRNQPIAAINGNYFDAYADDESAIVPWGYIIKDGEMINSGATINRGSFAVTFDGEIIIDRGEAFSKENIETMIEAGPLLMKDGIIVYDPDSGQFTQDRINRNPAQRSAIGFRPNGQVVMVTGSGIRMTELAEVMKSLGCYAATNLDGGASSALYANGKMLTSPGRKLNTVLTVYDDSDAIGSSGAASYADQIQVMVNNKPLDMEVAPVVINGRTLVPLRAIFEELQVELEWNSETRTAFATTEDAEIGLSIGQAEATVNGVSIPLEAPGTIIEGRTMVSVRFIAESLGAEVDWIAETRTVVIEMSHE; translated from the coding sequence TTGAAGAAAAAACAGCAAGAAAAACAAAGTTTTCGGAATTGCAAAAAGAATATCCTAGCACTTATAACGATTCTTTTATTAGTATTCGTCAGTATGAAAACAGCAGGAGCAGCATCTGGAAGTATACAGAGCGAAAGAATGGAAGTAATGGGAAAAACGGTTAATGTGGTAACGATTGATGCGAATAATCCGAATGTCCGATTTGATGTTGCAAAAGGAAAAGATCAACGGGTTGGTTGGGAATCTTTTCAAAGCATCCTTGACAGAAACCAACCGATAGCAGCCATCAATGGAAATTATTTTGATGCTTACGCCGATGATGAATCAGCAATTGTTCCTTGGGGTTACATCATTAAAGATGGAGAGATGATTAACAGTGGTGCGACCATTAACCGGGGATCCTTTGCCGTAACCTTTGATGGGGAAATTATCATTGATCGTGGCGAAGCTTTTTCAAAGGAAAACATTGAAACCATGATAGAAGCCGGTCCACTCTTGATGAAAGATGGAATCATTGTCTATGACCCGGACAGCGGTCAGTTTACTCAGGATAGAATAAACCGGAATCCGGCACAACGATCCGCTATAGGTTTTCGTCCGAATGGTCAGGTTGTAATGGTTACAGGTTCAGGTATAAGGATGACGGAGTTAGCGGAAGTAATGAAATCCCTAGGCTGTTATGCAGCAACTAATCTGGATGGTGGTGCTTCTTCGGCGCTGTATGCTAATGGTAAGATGCTGACATCGCCAGGAAGAAAGCTCAATACAGTGTTGACTGTTTATGATGATAGCGATGCTATTGGTAGTAGCGGTGCAGCTTCATATGCTGATCAAATTCAAGTGATGGTTAATAATAAACCCCTTGATATGGAAGTAGCACCGGTTGTCATCAACGGAAGAACCTTGGTGCCTTTAAGAGCAATCTTCGAAGAATTACAGGTAGAACTGGAATGGAATTCAGAAACCAGAACAGCTTTTGCTACTACGGAAGATGCAGAAATAGGATTATCCATAGGTCAGGCGGAGGCTACGGTAAACGGGGTAAGCATACCCCTAGAAGCACCTGGAACCATTATAGAGGGACGAACAATGGTGTCGGTACGGTTTATTGCCGAGAGCCTTGGTGCAGAAGTAGACTGGATCGCTGAAACCAGAACCGTTGTTATTGAGATGAGTCATGAATAA